One Rissa tridactyla isolate bRisTri1 chromosome 4, bRisTri1.patW.cur.20221130, whole genome shotgun sequence DNA window includes the following coding sequences:
- the THBS1 gene encoding thrombospondin-1 → MGPTAAVFLLLMLSTAEAKRTAESRSDDNSVFDLFELIGFNRKGAGRRAPGVYLVKGPESSSPAYRIEDASRIPAVPDSKFQDLLDAIHAEKGFILLATLRQAKKSRGTLLSVEQKDGSGHVFSLVSNGKAGTLDLSLSGDGKQQLVSVEDALLATGHWKNITLFVQEDRAQLYVGCEKMENAELDIPIQNIFSRDLASSARLRIAKGGVNDNFQGLLQNVRFVFGTTLETILRNKGCSSSTSAIITLDNPINGSSPAIRTNYIGHKTKDIQAVCGFSCDELTNMFVELQGLRSMVTTLQDRVRKVTEENELIAKVVQITPGVCIHNGILHKNKEEWTIDSCTECTCQNSATICRKVSCPLMPCSNATVPDGECCPRCWPSDYADDGWSPWSEWTSCSVTCGNGIQQRGRSCDSLNNRCEGSSVQTRTCHLQECDKRFKQDGGWSHWSPWSSCSVTCGTGIITRIRLCNSPVPQLNGKPCEGEARENKSCQKDPCPINGNWGPWSPWDACTVTCGGGLQKRSRLCNNPEPQYGGKTCVGEARGTQVCNKQDCPIDGCLSNPCFAGTTCTSSPDGSWKCGACPAGYHGDGVHCQDIDECKEVPDACFVFNGVHRCENTEPGYNCLPCPPRFTGTQPFGRSVEDAMANKQVCKPRNPCTDGTHDCNKNAKCNYLGHFSDPMYRCECKPGYAGNGIICGEDTDLDGWPNENLVCVANATYHCKKDNCPNLPNSGQEDYDKDGIGDACDNDDDDDGIPDDRDNCPFIYNPQQYDYDRDDVGDRCDNCPYNHNPDQTDTDNNGEGDACAVDIDGDGVLNERDNCQYVYNVDQRDTDLDGVGDQCDNCPLEHNPDQEDTDSDRIGDQCDNNQDIDEDGHQNNLDNCPYVPNANQADHDKDGKGDACDHDDDNDGIPDDKDNCRLVANPDQADSDGDGRGDACKDDFDHDNVPDIDDICPENVDISETDFRRFQMIPLDPKGTSQNDPNWVVRHQGKELVQTVNCDPGLAVGFDEFNAVDFSGTFFINTERDDDYAGFVFGYQSSSRFYVVMWKQITQSYWDSTPTKAQGYSGLSIKVVNSTTGPGEHLRNALWHTGNTPGQVRTLWHDPRHIGWKDFTAYRWRLSHRPKTGYIRVVMYEGKKIMADSGPIYDKTYAGGRLGLFVFSQEMVFFSDLKYECRDP, encoded by the exons ATGGGGCCGACGGCtgctgtcttcctcctcctcatgctCAGCACCGCGGAGGCCAAGCGCACCGCAG AGTCCAGGAGTGATGATAACAGCGTCTTTGATCTCTTTGAACTCATCGGCTTCAATCGCAAGGGAGCTGGGCGCCGGGCCCCCGGGGTGTACCTGGTGAAGGGACCGGAATCCTCCAGCCCTGCTTACCGCATTGAAGATGCCAGTCGCATCCCTGCTGTCCCTGACTCCAAGTTCCAAGACTTACTAGATGCCATCCATGCTGAGAAGGGCTTCATCCTCCTGGCCACTCTCCGGCAAGCCAAGAAGAGTAGAGGCACACTGCTGTCCGTGGAACAGAAAGATGGCTCTGGTCATGTCTTCAGTCTAGTATCGAATGGCAAGGCAGGCACCCTGGACCTGAGCCTTTCTGGTGATGGCAAGCAGCAGTTAGTGTCGGTGGAGGATGCCTTGCTAGCTACAGGACACTGGAAGAATATCACCCTGTTTGTGCAGGAGGACCGGGCTCAGCTCTATGTAGGGTGCGAGAAAATGGAGAATGCTGAACTGGACATCCCCATCCAGAACATCTTCAGTAGGGACCTGGCCAGCAGTGCCAGGCTCCGTATCGCCAAAGGGGGAGTCAATGACAACTTCCAG GGACTGCTGCAGAATGTGCGGTTTGTGTTTGGAACAACTCTGGAAACTATCCTGAGGAACAAAGGCTGCTCCAGCT CCACTAGTGCAATCATTACTTTGGACAACCCCATCAATGGTTCCAGCCCAGCTATCCGCACTAATTACATTGGCCATAAAACAAAGGACATCCAAGCAGTCTGTGGTTTTTCCTGTGATGAACTAACAAATATGTTTGTGGAACTGCAAGGGCTCCGGTCCATGGTTACAACACTTCAAGACAGAGTTCGCAAAGTG actgaagaaaatgaactgaTTGCCAAAGTGGTCCAGATCACTCCTGGAGTATGCATTCACAATGGCATCTTGCACAAAAATAAAGAGGAATGGACTATTGACAGCTGCACTGAATGTACCTGCCAG AACTCTGCCACTATATGCCGGAAAGTGTCCTGTCCTCTCATGCCTTGTTCCAATGCCACTGTGCCTGATGGAGAGTGCTGCCCCCGATGCTGGC CTAGCGACTACGCAGATGATGGATGGTCTCCTTGGTCTGAATGGACTTCATGTTCTGTGACCTGTGGGAATGGGATTCAACAGAGAGGGCGATCCTGTGACAGTCTCAATAACCGCTGTGAAGGGTCTTCTGTACAGACTCGGACCTGCCACCTTCAGGAGTGCGATAAGAGAT TTAAACAGGATGGTGGCTGGAGTCACTGGTCACCATGGTCATCGTGCTCTGTCACTTGTGGCACGGGCATCATCACTAGAATTCGTCTGTGCAACTCTCCAGTACCGCAGCTGAATGGCAAACCTTGTGAGGGTGAGGCAAGAGAAAACAAATCCTGCCAGAAAGATCCTTGCCCAA TTAATGGCAACTGGGGACCATGGTCTCCATGGGATGCTTGCACAGTGACATGTGGAGGAGGACTTCAAAAACGTAGCCGTCTCTGCAATAACCCTGAGCCTCAGTATGGTGGGAAGACATGCGTAGGTGAAGCTAGAGGGACTCAGGTCTGCAACAAACAGGACTGTCCAATTG ATGGGTGTCTGTCCAATCCCTGCTTTGCAGGGACTACGTGTACCAGCTCCCCTGATGGTTCCTGGAAGTGTGGTGCCTGTCCTGCTGGCTACCATGGTGATGGTGTCCACTGCCAAGATATTGATGAG TGCAAAGAGGTTCCTGATGCCTGCTTTGTCTTCAACGGAGTGCACAGGTGTGAGAATACTGAACCTGGGTACAACTGTCTGCCTTGTCCACCGCGTTTCACTGGGACACAGCCATTCGGTCGCAGTGTTGAGGATGCCATGGCTAACAAACAG GTCTGCAAGCCACGTAATCCATGCACAGATGGAACACATGACTGCAACAAGAATGCCAAATGCAATTACCTTGGCCACTTCAGTGACCCCATGTATCGTTGTGAATGTAAACCAGGCTATGCTGGCAACGGCATAATCTGCGGAGAAGATACTGACTTGGATGGATGGCCAAATGAGAACCTTGTTTGTGTTGCCAATGCCACTTACCACTGTAAAAAA GATAATTGCCCTAATCTGCCCAACTCTGGGCAGGAAGACTACGATAAGGATGGGATTGGTGATGCCTGTGAcaatgatgacgatgatgatggtATTCCTGATGACCGG GACAACTGCCCGTTCATCTACAACCCACAGCAGTATGACTATGACAGGGATGATGTTGGTGACCGGTGTGATAACTGCCCCTACAATCACAACCCTGATCAAACTGACACTGACAACAATGGAGAAGGAGATGCCTGTGCAGTGGATATTGATGGAGATG GGGTCCTTAATGAAAGGGACAACTGCCAATATGTCTACAATGTAGACCAGAGGGATACAGACTTGGATGGTGTGGGAGATCAGTGTGATAACTGTCCACTGGAACACAATCCTGACCAG GAAGACACTGATTCTGACCGCATAGGTGATCAGTGCGACAATAACCAGGACATAGATGAAGATGGCCATCAAAATAATCTTGATAACTGCCCCTATGTGCCCAATGCCAATCAAGCTGACCATGACAAGGATGGAAAAGGTGATGCCTGTGACCATGATGATGACAATGATGGTATCCCTGATGACAAAGACAACTGCAGATTGGTTGCCAACCCAGATCAAGCTGATTCTGATG GTGATGGACGTGGAGATGCTTGCAAAGATGACTTTGACCATGACAATGTGCCAGACATAGATGATATCTGCCCTGAAAATGTGGACATTAGTGAGACTGATTTCAGAAGATTTCAGATGATTCCCCTGGATCCCAAAGGAACATCCCAAAATGATCCAAACTGGGTGGTTCGTCACCAGGGTAAAGAACTGGTTCAGACAGTCAACTGTGACCCTGGCCTTGCAGTTG GTTTTGATGAATTCAATGCTGTGGACTTCAGTGGCACCTTCTTCATCAATACAGAAAGGGATGATGATTATGCTGGCTTTGTATTTGGCTACCAATCTAGCAGTCGTTTCTATGTTGTCATGTGGAAGCAGATCACCCAGTCTTACTGGGACTCCACACCAACTAAAGCTCAAGGCTACTCGGGTCTCTCCATCAAAGTTGTGAATTCCACCACTGGCCCGGGAGAACACCTTCGTAATGCTCTGTGGCACACAGGAAACACTCCTGGCCAG GTGAGAACTCTGTGGCATGACCCTCGTCACATAGGCTGGAAAGACTTCACTGCATACAGATGGCGCCTTAGCCACAGACCAAAGACCGGTTACATCAG GGTTGTAATGTATGAAGggaagaaaatcatggcagacTCAGGACCCATTTATGATAAAACCTATGCTGGTGGTCGGCTAGGATTATTTGTCTTCTCTCAAGAAATGGTGTTCTTCTCAGATCTTAAATATGAATGCAGAG atcCATAA